Genomic segment of Anopheles darlingi chromosome X, idAnoDarlMG_H_01, whole genome shotgun sequence:
TGAATTTGTCGACAACGCCAACTTACGAGACCGCCATTTTCCCCTCAGGTGTGCCCCGGAAAGCCTATCGCAATACCCTATCGGATCCCTAGGACCTCGCGTAGACTCGAACAACTCAGTTAGTCTGGTTTAGTGAATGTTTACTGCGGTTCTTGGTGCAGGGGGggggcgaagcgaagcgattccACCGATATAATGGCTCTGCCCGGATGCTGAACGCTGCTCTAGCGAGCGCCAAATACCAGTTGTAAGGCGGTAATAGAAAGGGGAACGGTCAAAGCACAACGCATGTCGATACGGTGTCGAATATTTACAGTGGAACGAGCcttaatttgatttctttttttttcggatggCTTTCTGTGACCCACACATGTTAAACATAGCCTAGCCAACACACTAGCTACGAAACTAACATCACTTTGGTTTAGATtgtgccccaaaaaaaaaatacgagtGGAAATAGATTTGCGGAAAGCATACagttcgatgttcgatgtcaTTTTCAGAGAAGAGTAAAAGAAGCGGCGCTGTGGTGTTCGCCAGGCCACTCGGTCAATGTTCCGATAAAGTAATGCATATTTTATTCGAAGCTACATTAGACGGACAAAGCGTTTCAAGCAAGAACAAAGGGGGACGAccaccaaaaataaaaaaagggttACAAAAAACGTCGAATTGGAAGCAAAATTGGATCGCGAAGATAGCACTTTGAGTGGATAGAACAGAAGAAACATGCACAACACTAACCCCAATGTTTCCGATCGGTGTAAAATTGTGCAAATGGTACATCAATGAATGTTCAAATCTGATGAAACAATCGActaagacgacgatgacggcgacggcgtgaAATGTTGCTCGCATCACAAGGCACGATTGAAAACGAAGATTTTTCGCTTCGAATTACTTGTAGCAAATGGCGAGAGGAATGGGATAATCGTTCGGAACGGAAAATCAATCGGTGCATTCAATCATCAATCCGGTTAGACAAAATTCTATCCTCTTCGAGTGTAACAGCTGATCGATGCCAGTTACAGATGTTATGTGCATTTGTTTTATACAGAAATGGATACACTCTCAGCATTGATCGCTGCCCTAGTCGCTGGAACAAGCCATGCTCTGCCATTCTGCTTGACTTCCCAGTAAAAGAGAACAACAAGTGTTTTTACTCGCACAACAAAGCACAGCGTCGCAATCGGCATCGTTCCCAGCGAGACCTCCCGGTAGAGCAAACGTTCGAGTTTCCAGTTGCCAGCGGTGGGCCATGAAAATAAGAAGCTCATCCTTTAGCAAAGGCCCCGTTCCTGTTTGGACATGTTGGGGACCCGTGGGTGCGCGTTTGTGATCTTGCCGACACCCAAGACAGACCCAAGAAGTCCTCGAGGCATCCAAACGAAATTGCACAAAAGACCGCAGACCGGCCGACTCCAAACCGTACGCCgtcttttgttgttggcgaTCTTCTGCTGACCTGCGAGCGAAAGCCCACCCCCCCGGGCTGTACCGGATGCACATTTTACGTATCGATCCGTTGGTGCTTTTAGAACCGGGTGCAGCTTTAACACTTGATGgccgacgatggacgatgagTCATGGACCACAATGGTATGCAATGCGCTGGGAGGGAACGCATAAAACGGGCCACTTGTGCCAACGGTTGTTCCCTGCTCGTACAACGtcgaagaaacaacaacagacacagTGAACGACACGAAATGCGTTCCCCTGGGGGGGCACTGAGTCGTACGTAGTGCCTCCGGTAACCGGTTTCGAGCGTCGGACGAACCGACATGAAGCGCAGCTTTTAGCTGTCACTCACTGTTTTACAACGTATCGCGCCGACGCTGGAACGGCGcgaaggcaacagcaacagcgcgcgAGAAAAGTCATAAAACGATCGAGACGTTCGAGGGGGCGCGTCGCGTTCGTCTTGCAGAATAATAaccaaaatgaaatcaaatcagTCGTACGCAGGTCGTAGATCATAAATGTCTCGCCGTTACGCTTTGCcccgcttttccctttttcttcctttcctttgccgCACATCCTTTGTGTGCTTGCTGTGCTTCGCCTACTCGATGCACTACTGCGGATTGTAAGCGGTAGAACGGCAGCAAGACACGCACATTCCACCCTCAagatgaccgaccgaccgtccgacgtcgtcgtcgaagagTCGAAACACTTGTGGCAGAAGACCCACGGCGTAGTCGCACGAAGTCGCACTAATTGTTTCCCGGTGCCATTGGTCACGGCTCCATTCGtcgcgatcacacacacacacacaccagcggtCATAGCCATGGTCCCACATACGACTGCTGCGCTAGGACCTAAGGGTTCCTCGAACTTGTGCCGTGGCGTGTGATTGCTGGCCTTGCCCTTCTGCCTCTCGGCGGAACAGACTGACGGAGATGTGGAGCAGAGGAGTGAACTAGCGGCTAAGCTAGCAGCTAAGAATCGCAGTCCCGGACCGTCATCAACTTGGAAATGGGTCACGATCACCATATGGAATCCGCGGGAACTGTATGATGTCTAGGAGGAAtgaaatataaacgagacttttgtttttttttgtaaactgTCACCGCCGGTATGAtgccgtttttttgggggaaatccTGTATGAAGGGTTTTCGGATTTTAAAACCAGCCTGCATGATGATCCTCGTGATCCtgggaggggttttttttgtagggTTACATTTTGCCTTTATTTGACAATTTATCGACAATTGATTGACAATTTATTTTGGTTTTAGGCTTTTCcgcgttcacacacacgcacacacacacacatacaaacacgcacgcacacacaggcgcacacacgcacacacacacacagacgcgcacacacacacacacacacacaggcacacacacacacgtttgaTTATCAACCGCTGACCGACGTACGATAacgtactactgtgtccaaaaaataaagtgacattagatttattttgaaagttccttaatttttcttccaaatcatttttttcccatCAACGTAATCCCttccagacacaatgcacttatgccgacgaattttccagttttcgaaacacgtgaaaaaaaaagacttttggaatgtccttcggcacctttttcgcagcggcttgattCTGTTCTATCGTgacaaaacagtgtccccggaacaaaattttgggcttgtcttatagccagaagccaaatgtaaccaaatcaggcgcatacgattttattggaacgatatgagtgaaaattttgGCAAGAAAGTCACAGAAATCCAACGAATtgtgagatggtgcattatcgtgatcgagcgctgacgcgcttgagatgaaaaacatccttccaaatgtaattagcggatatgtttgatatgccaatatcatcagcatagtctcttgttgttaatcaacggttttccaacaccaaatctttgattttttggacgtgagctgCGTTGAttgacgttggtggtcgtccagGACATTTTTCCTCTTTAAAACGTTCCCGATCCTCCTGGAAGACTTTCCATCAactataaatattttttttgacgtagtatcgtcactcaaggcattctgtaccattcgcattggtatattcgcaacagaaaaaatattttaaatgcaaattctttgcttaaaatatgcaacatggagaaaaacgaagaatgcacttctAGCAgtgcacaaaaaaatacgtatctcaaacactagtgaatttTTTGAAGTGAACCTTGCcatggttatcaataacagtgctgacaacctataaaaaatataaaattaaagatatctcttcacgcgggcaatttggacaccgtgtcaccttactttttggaaacAGTAGCATACCTTGCAGAAATGGGGGGTTAATGGGTGTAAATAGGGTAAACAGTACATATCCTCTGCGCAAAAATTGGGGCCAACGGGGCCGCCGGGTTAGTGGAGTTGATGCGATGCATCAAGCAAATtataaaatggttttttttgtttgtttttttttttgcatataTATAAGTACGGACGTGCCGCTTGTTagaatgaataaataaatgttgGGAATGATAGAAACGTTGGGTATCTGCCGGGTATAAGGCAGGCGCTTAAAACCGGTAGCAAGTATCTTCCAAGGGACGAGCGTTCATATCGTGGCAGTCCTCGATGCGCACCTCGTACAGGTTAGGGAACTTGGTCGCGATACCGGGAAACTGGACCGTCTCGATGCGACTGGCGATGAACAGGACGGTGCGCAACCAGGGCACCTTCGTTTCCAGCATGCCAAAGCTCGATTCGAGCACGATCCCATGCGTCACCGTGAGGTGCCGCAGCCGGGGCATGTAGCGTATGCCGTCCATCAGCTGGGGAAACGACATGATGTCGCAGTTCCGGTTGAACACCACGTGCAGCTCGGTCAGCTCCTCGATGTCGGAGCACATGCGGTACAGGATGTGCTGCTTGTACCAGATGATCCAACCGAACATGAGCAGCCGCACCTTGCGCACCGACCGCGGGTAGATCACTCGCACCATGTCCCCGAAATGGGTGCCCTTGATCTGCAGGAACTTCAGCTGCTTTAACGACGTCAGATCAATGATGTTGGTGGTCGACGAACAGAATGCTTCTAGCTCGAGATGCCGTAGCTGGTGCAGCCGGGTCAGCATGGCGAACGTGTCCGGATCGTGATGATTCAGCCGATCCGTCATCACCCACACCTGCAGCAAGGGGCAGCACTCGCAGATCGCCCGGAACAGCGCACGATCCACCTCAAACTCGATCCGCAGCTcgaccagctgctgcagcggggCGAACCGCTTCCGGTAGTACTCAAAATCGATCCGTGGCGTGTACGAGCAGCGTCTGGTGAGCGTAAGCGCTGTCAGTCGGTCCAGCTTGGTGGCGCTATCGAGAACGTGCAGCTTGCCACGGTACGTTTCCAGGTTTGGCATATCGAGCCTAACGAACTGTCCGTGGTTATCCGCGGCATCGTACAACAGTATGACCTGCAGGTGCCGCACCGTATCacttttcagcagcagcgcctccGGGTAGCGTTCCGATGCACCATCCAGGACGAGGCGTTCCAGCCGTACCATCTGGGGCAACACATTAACCAGGCTAGGCAGCAGCTCCTGCGTCGGGTAATGGTTGTACTTCAGTGCCAGGGACCGCAAGCGGGTTGGGTACTGCGGATCGATCAGCCGCAGTGCCCAATCAAACTGGCGCTCCGTCAGGTCCTCGATGGCCAATGCAACGTGCCGGTAGCGGCGTTCGTTCCCGGCGAACTCTCTCTGCAGCAGAAAGCGTAGGGCTTCGGTTCGGGAAAGCCCGTACGGACGCTTAGATTTGCACAGTTCCATGATGCGCCCGAGATCGAGATTTAATTTGAAGCGGCTGATGTAGGGGGCCGAGAAGAGCACCTGCTGCCACCATTTACATGTCAGGGAGGCATTTTTCACGTCCGCTAAGGTCAGATGATCGAAAATCATGCACAGCACCtggaaaaaacacacacacacacacacacacagacaaacacacacacaaaaacacacagtaCACAGGTTAGATAAGGCCATTCTCTACCGGGTTGACTATTCTAtcatcttttgtttttaataattaaatCGTTCCTCGCACAAAACTGCTTTGATGCCGCAAATGCAAACGATACTTGAGCAAGCCACGCAACTGTCCTTAGGTACCGTATTGTAACTCTAGGGCTCCCTTGGGTTAAAGATTGTTACATGTTTAATTGTAATTTaatacgtgttttttttcattagttTCCCAtgtgtttcaaatattttcaaataaaataccaaaATCGTAGTGATTTGGGGGCCCCAACCAGCGAGGGGCCCTGGGCACGTGCCCACTGTGCTCAACGGGGAAAGATGGCCCTGGAGACAACCGCATGAATGCTGCGCAAAAACAATCCTGAACGCGGCCATGTGGCTTTCTCGTTAGTTGAAACATTGCGTTATTGGAACCATCTTTATTCGGTGTGGAAAATAATGTGTAGCTCAACAAAATGTTCCTAAAGGGTTAAATAatgtgttcttttcttttcttttggtgCAAAAACACGACAATAATGATAATTTCATCAACATATTGAAGCGCACCTATTAAACAATGAATAACAACAACTAATGGTGAGCATTTTCACATTGACGAATGTTAATACAAACctatgttttgtgtttctaaACAGAGCCTTTATGTGTTCAGAAAAGGGTGTTGATTTTAACGACCCTTAATTGCTATTAAatcttataaataaaaataagtctCTACGGTATACATGTACATGTCCGCGCATCACGCAGAATCGGACCGGACCGATCATCACCAAACTTGGCACATACATAAGttattattggttttttaccatcGTTGCTAAAAAACCATTAGAAAGGCTAGTAATGAATTAATGAAAGGAAACCAATGCGAGTTCATATAAAACCGTATACACGTATAAAATCAAGTATATCAGCTAGTGTTCACTATTTGCATCATTCAAGGAATTTTCGCTTATCTTGGTTAGTGATATACACAGTTGTGAGTCACCAGAGCAAAAacactacacacaaacacactagtAGTCCCTTCGATATGGTCCTGGGTGGGTCGAGACAGTGTCGAGGAGTAAGGAATGTTTTTAACCGGTAGGCACTGGAGAGAGTCCCGCACTACGTTTTTCGCAAATATTTGAACTTTATTTcactacaaacacaaacaaacacacacacacacacacacacacacacacacactcaaaacATATAAATCTATTGCTTACTTCTTCTGGTAGATCGTTGATATTCATCACTAATAAGGAACAAAACTTTACTCAGGAACGGATAAGGAACAAAACTTTACTCAGGAACTAATAGGAAACAAAACTTTACTTTCACTTTACTAGGAACCAAACTCAACGTCTTTTACATTTCACAGCTAACAAGGGAATGCTTAGAGCAAATGGTAAAACCCAACAAGGAACAACGCCCAGCGAGAAACCGGCATCAAATGTTCAAATGAGAATGATGATCGACTACTCTCCACAGCATCTCGGCGTGTGCGATCTCCACAGATGCGATCTCGGCCACGCCTCCTACCAGAACGAAAACGATGCTAGTACCAACATagtagctcgctcgctcctgtGATCAACATGGTACACACGTCTGGTGTgttgcgaaaaaaaacttcattATCCTCCTCCAGCCCATTGATGCATTCAAATATGATAGTAATTAGGGAAAAAGCGACAAAGACAAAAAATTTGGAATGTACATCAAAATCGAGAGACTTCGGTCACACGTAAACGATCGGATAGCGTGCCAGGATGAAACAAAAAGGTTGttacaccaaccaacaccaccagtgATCGTACTCGTTGTTGTGTACTGTTGCAAATTGTTTCTAAAACTGTTGGTGTAAatagagcgagaaagaaagagagcgctgAAGTGACGATGCTAGTTGAGCAGCAGAAATTGACCACGTGTGTCAAGTGTTTAGTTATTGTTTGGAAGCTGGCAAGAAATTCTGAACGATAGCTAGATACAACGGGCAACTGGCAACTTGATGATCCAATGTTTAGTTCGAGCAAAACACTCAGGGTTCACTGAGGGTTGGCGGTTGGCTAGCATAGCCTTTTTTGCTTACTTGGGCCCGAAAACGGTGTATCTAGAATGGGGAGTAGTTATTACATACCTTATACATCTgattctctcccttctctcttccaGATAGCTCAAATGTTGCTTTTAACTGAATATATATGCCTCAAAAACCTATACTGAATAGGTGACTCAGTTAAATATCTGTAATGATCGCGAAGAAACGTTATTAGAGAGGTGGGTACGGAAAGGGCATTGCTTGTTTACAGTAACTAAAGGGGATCTTGTAAATCAAAAGCTATTTctgattttaaaaaattcaattaaaccgtGTATTTAAATTTCTGGCGCATTTCAACTGATGGCTAACCGCCTTTAACCGTTATTTAAACCGCAATTTAAATGTTTGCTCTCGCGGGCAGTGCTGCTCGACTACTCGAGTTCTCCATCCGAGCAGTCCAGCAGTCGAGCAGCGGCCCaaaagttttagaaaaaagaTTGAGGTGCCTCAGGGTTAATGTGTTAAGAGACCCGATCGATTGCTCTTTGGCAACAGGGCGGTTTCACtataataattataattaacACGGAAAATAGCTAAATAGCGAGTCAGAAAGCCCGGAATTGGAAATTATTCGACACACAAGTTCAAGCAAGTTGCAAGTTGCATGCAACTTCAGTTCAGTCAGTTGCAAGTTGCATGCAACTTTCGACTCCCAAAAACCGCAGTGATGCAAACGACGAAGccttctcgctcgcacaaCCCTGAGACCCACATGCCTGAGAAAAAGGCATTCAACCACAGACGGAtgacagtgatggtcgattaaatatgagcattttgcacaaaaaaggtAAGATTTTCTTATAAAATCAGAATTATGAACTAAAACTGGCCTGCGTGGCACTgtaccgttgttttggtttggaaaatcTTCATTAATCTTCCTCAAAAGATGCTGAAAGGGACCGACGTCGGACATCTCTTTTGCTTATCATCTTGTTGTTAAAGCATATCGGTCGAAGCATGAGGTGGAAACGAATAGTACCCCCCTCAACGCAGCGTACAGAGCAAGTGCCGACAGTAGTCGGTACCCGCCGGTAAGCATGATTTGGTGCTGGGGTCGTTTGTGTTGGTGCCCACAGTATACGACCGCGCGGCTCTATCTCGGCGGGCACGGACTTGCGGTGCAGCGGCCTCACTCGTCGCCACAGTATCAAATCCCGTGCCGAACAGGATCGGTTGCTTAATCGGACAGTGCCAAGATCACTCCACAGGTCAGTGAGGTGCTTTGTCCCGTAGGGGGCTAATTATTAGGctgtaggtttttttttttgtaatttcatTCGCTTTATCGCCAGCTTGCCTATCATTGCGTAGTGCTGTGAACTGATTTTGCACTATATGCCGCGTGCGTTCCAACTAATCAGCAACACGATCAGCGCAGCAGACGGCAATTTATCATTCAATCCTACTGCGATGCACCGTGAATGAAGCGTTAAACGGCGGCATCGACTTAACacatcttcttttttctccttcttccattCTAGACTGCAACTGCCATTCCAGAAGGTAAACGAGTCGTGTGTCGAGTCGGAACACGCATCCGAGTACATTAACCGACACAGTTATCATTGCCAACACGGTACATAATTAAAGCAAATTCTTGAGACGCGTGGCAACAATAATGGCGCGGAGCAGTACCATTAAACATGTAGGTATAGACCACCGGGAACCAATATCTAATCGGAGTTAAATCCTGGCCGGAAAGTCGCTGCTCAAAATCGACGGCTTTAGTGCCTGGATAAGATAACGAATCATAACACGCGCTCCAGCACCCCCATGGCTGTGAGGGCGCGTTGCGACGATTTAGAGCTGGTCTCCCGTCCTCGGCTATCTTGATGAGCTATCTTAAAGCGTTGTCAAATGCAGTTTTTAGAATTGTCGATGCCAGCGAACTGGCACATGGGATGCACTCTGTCGGTCGGTTATATTTTTAATCATACATTATCAATTTCAAGACTTCGAATGCTAACCCAATCACAAGATGAGCCTGGGACGCCCTCGTACTAGTAATACTTTTCTCAAGTTACGCACTTTTAATTAACTTACTGTTAGATCAGAAATCATCACCTATTGATAAAtgcttctgcaaaaaaaacgcaatcgTTTGTATATTTCGAGCAGCACTAATCTAACGAGTTATTCCCATTGCAGGAAACGCTGATACCCTTCGTCGTTACGACGATACTGTATTTCGTACTGATCGAGCACACGGAACGCGGCACCACGCCATCAACGGTGCTGAAATGCATGCCAATCTTGAGCCTGCTGTTCTTCGGTGCATTAGCCGATCTGCAGCCGAAACAAGCGTAAGCGACAGCAGTCACAAACCGCCTACCCTTCTCGTCAAAATAGGGCATGCTAGCGGATATGCTTTACAAAGCGTTTTATCTTTTTGCTTTATAGGCGACGTTACAAGCGAATGATTCTACTGGGATTGTTCAGCTCGTCCTGGGGCGACTTGCTGCTAAATTACGACCTTTTTGAGGCCGGCATGGGAGCATTCGGTGTGGCACAAATATTCTACGTCTCCGCTTTCGGTTTCCAGCCACTGCGACCAGGAGTTGGCGTAGCGCTATACGCTGGCGGTGTGCTAGGTTAGTGTACAGCCTCCACGGCAAAGATCTTGTCGAACATTATGTTTCTATATCCcttttttactctctcttcCCATTTCTTTCACTAGccacttccttcttttttgccaACCTGAACTCAGTGATCAAAGTATGTCTTCCAATTTACGCTGTCCTGTTGCTGACGATGTGCTGGAGAGCGCTGGCTAGGGTTCAAACGCCAAATGTGAGCCAATATCTACCAATCTAAAGAGCTGTTCCTATATTCATTTGctattcgtttttcctttcttttaccCTCACAGAATAAGCTACAGGTGTTGTGTGGAGTCTGCAGCGTGCTATTTGTTATATCCGACGGCATAATCGCGTTTGACAAATTCTTTACTCCCATTCATGCTGCCCAGGTATATATTAAAGATTGCAATGCATATAAAGCGGATGTCACATACGCATAAAAGCATGTGATGTTGGTCGAGATTGGTACTGTTAAtgtatttttgtatttttcctAGACCTACATCATGCTCACTTACTATGCTGCTCAGCTCGGGATCACGCTAAGCTTAACCGATGGAACCATCGGT
This window contains:
- the LOC125955217 gene encoding lysoplasmalogenase-like protein TMEM86A, whose amino-acid sequence is MARSSTIKHETLIPFVVTTILYFVLIEHTERGTTPSTVLKCMPILSLLFFGALADLQPKQARRYKRMILLGLFSSSWGDLLLNYDLFEAGMGAFGVAQIFYVSAFGFQPLRPGVGVALYAGGVLATSFFFANLNSVIKVCLPIYAVLLLTMCWRALARVQTPNNKLQVLCGVCSVLFVISDGIIAFDKFFTPIHAAQTYIMLTYYAAQLGITLSLTDGTIGTSKNIKAKAP